The Vescimonas coprocola genome includes a window with the following:
- a CDS encoding AAA family ATPase gives MYEVTEKILREVRKVIVGKDDVVEKVWISILAQGHVLLEDVPGVGKTTMALAFSRALGLETKRVQFTPDTMPSDIIGFSLPEQGRMVYQPGAVMTNLLLADEINRTSSKTQSALLEAMEEGHVTVDGVTHDLPAPFVVLATQNPIGSAGTQNLPNSQLDRFLMKLSMGYPDVGSQVRILRERSQQEPLEQVETVMRREELLTAIARVRQVHVDDQIYDYIARLAEVTRTHPLLKLGISPRGALALCRTAKARAFAEGRDFVVPEDVTQMAEYVFAHRLMLSSKARLNEYTPEAIVAEVLAQTQPPVLSERRA, from the coding sequence ATGTACGAAGTAACGGAGAAAATTCTGCGGGAAGTGCGGAAGGTCATCGTCGGCAAGGACGATGTGGTGGAGAAGGTTTGGATCTCCATTCTGGCCCAGGGCCATGTGCTGCTGGAGGACGTGCCGGGGGTGGGTAAGACCACCATGGCGCTGGCCTTTTCCAGGGCGCTGGGGCTGGAGACCAAGCGTGTGCAGTTCACACCGGACACCATGCCCTCGGATATTATCGGCTTTTCCCTGCCGGAGCAGGGGCGGATGGTGTATCAGCCCGGTGCGGTGATGACCAATCTGCTGCTGGCAGACGAGATCAACCGTACCTCCAGCAAAACTCAGTCGGCACTGTTGGAGGCCATGGAGGAGGGTCATGTCACCGTAGACGGCGTGACCCACGATCTGCCGGCCCCCTTTGTGGTGCTGGCCACTCAGAACCCCATCGGCTCTGCCGGTACACAGAATTTGCCCAACTCCCAGCTGGATCGCTTCCTCATGAAGCTGAGCATGGGCTATCCCGATGTGGGCAGTCAGGTGCGTATCCTGAGGGAGCGCAGCCAGCAGGAGCCTCTGGAGCAGGTGGAGACGGTGATGCGCCGGGAGGAGCTGCTCACCGCCATCGCCAGGGTGCGTCAGGTCCATGTGGACGACCAGATCTATGATTATATCGCCCGGCTGGCGGAGGTGACACGCACCCATCCGCTGCTGAAGCTGGGTATCAGCCCCCGTGGCGCTTTGGCCCTGTGCCGCACGGCTAAGGCCAGAGCCTTCGCAGAGGGCCGGGATTTCGTGGTGCCGGAGGATGTGACGCAGATGGCGGAGTATGTGTTTGCCCACCGTCTGATGCTTTCCTCCAAGGCCCGCCTCAACGAGTACACACCGGAGGCCATCGTGGCGGAGGTGCTGGCGCAGACCCAGCCGCCGGTGCTGTCGGAGCGGCGGGCATGA
- a CDS encoding PduL/EutD family phosphate acyltransferase codes for MSFMIETSARHIHLTQETLEKLFGEGYELTVRKPLSYPGQFASNERLTVVGPKKEMANVSILGPVRKMDQIELSATDARTLGIDAPVRESGDVKGSGACKLVGPKGEVELTEGVIIAKRHLHITEADAAEMGVKNGEIIKVACGGEGRKLIFDDVVVRVNKDAVTTMHIDTDESQAAGNPKVGEIVR; via the coding sequence ATGTCTTTTATGATCGAAACGTCTGCCCGTCACATTCACCTGACCCAGGAGACGCTGGAGAAGCTGTTCGGCGAGGGCTATGAGCTCACCGTCCGCAAGCCCCTGTCCTATCCCGGCCAGTTCGCCAGCAACGAGCGTCTGACTGTGGTGGGCCCCAAGAAGGAGATGGCCAACGTGTCCATCCTGGGTCCCGTGCGTAAGATGGATCAGATCGAGCTGTCCGCCACCGACGCCCGCACGCTGGGCATCGATGCCCCCGTCCGTGAGAGCGGCGACGTGAAGGGCTCCGGCGCATGTAAGCTGGTAGGCCCCAAGGGCGAGGTGGAGCTGACCGAGGGCGTCATTATCGCTAAGCGTCACCTGCACATCACCGAGGCCGACGCCGCCGAGATGGGCGTGAAGAACGGCGAGATCATCAAGGTGGCCTGCGGCGGCGAGGGCCGTAAGCTGATTTTTGACGATGTGGTGGTTCGTGTCAACAAGGACGCCGTCACCACCATGCACATCGACACCGACGAGTCTCAGGCTGCCGGCAACCCCAAGGTCGGCGAGATCGTGCGGTAA
- a CDS encoding MarR family winged helix-turn-helix transcriptional regulator, with protein MTTIQEFNQIDGRISSLYHAAALKMGLSDSEFRILYTLAVNAPGYLQSALREATGMGRSTVNSALKKLEREGILTLSPGSGRHTCVSLTAQGHRLAERTVCRLIRLEDRIYAGWTAEEQALLLRLNRDFTEKLEAIVASL; from the coding sequence ATGACCACCATTCAGGAGTTCAATCAGATCGACGGCCGTATCAGCAGTCTGTATCATGCAGCAGCGCTGAAAATGGGACTATCGGACAGCGAGTTCCGCATCCTGTACACGCTGGCCGTCAATGCGCCGGGCTATCTCCAGTCCGCCCTGCGGGAGGCCACGGGCATGGGCCGCTCCACCGTCAATTCCGCTTTGAAGAAGCTGGAGCGGGAGGGCATACTGACCCTGTCCCCCGGCAGTGGACGGCACACCTGTGTCTCCCTGACGGCACAGGGGCATCGTCTGGCAGAGAGGACCGTGTGCCGCCTGATCCGTCTGGAGGACCGTATTTACGCCGGCTGGACGGCAGAGGAGCAGGCTCTGCTGCTGCGGCTGAACCGGGACTTCACCGAAAAGCTGGAGGCCATCGTGGCGTCTTTGTAA
- a CDS encoding prenyltransferase/squalene oxidase repeat-containing protein: MNDRMRKGCCRLLALLLTLVLVIPAYGQETLDALAAAQGCTAETLLQSDKLTAGDSVSDWVAIAVSRAGTEGDTSAYRKALERYVTRMYREQGGLDRLRATEWQRTALTALALGADPTAFGRDKNGRSVNLLADGVYQFTAAKSLGTQGLNGWIFGLIALDSARFAVPEDAVYTRATILQALVAAQEPEGGFGLTVGNSDVDLTAMTLQALAPYQNSTVTYTGAAGESVTIREVVRRALAWLSDQQTAEGDFISWDAANLESTAQVIIALCSLGVDPATDARFVKNGISAVDGLMRYRLDDGTFRHILTDGSDVMATEQALLAQEAMERLSAARRSLYDFREEMPEDVKTQVTALNEALTDVAVATPEEVQALYTRYLAIPAAERSYAFAAGALLDRMQELSLEITPEDPAQAYELRVAAEVTTSGSGAVVWIAAGAAVVVVAAGMVIWSKRRKICTK, translated from the coding sequence ATGAACGATAGAATGAGAAAGGGCTGCTGCCGCCTGCTGGCGCTGCTGCTGACGCTGGTGCTGGTGATCCCCGCCTATGGGCAGGAGACGCTGGATGCGCTGGCGGCGGCGCAGGGCTGCACGGCGGAGACACTGCTGCAAAGCGACAAGCTGACGGCGGGAGACTCCGTCAGCGACTGGGTGGCCATCGCCGTGAGCCGGGCCGGTACGGAGGGGGATACCTCCGCTTACCGCAAGGCACTGGAGCGCTATGTGACCCGGATGTACCGGGAGCAGGGGGGCTTGGACCGCTTGCGAGCCACGGAGTGGCAGCGCACCGCCCTGACGGCGCTGGCGCTGGGAGCGGACCCCACCGCCTTCGGCCGGGACAAGAACGGTCGGTCGGTGAACCTGCTGGCCGACGGCGTATATCAATTCACCGCCGCCAAATCTCTGGGAACACAGGGACTCAACGGCTGGATCTTCGGCCTGATCGCTCTGGACAGCGCCCGCTTCGCCGTGCCGGAGGATGCCGTCTACACCAGAGCCACTATTTTGCAGGCGCTGGTGGCAGCGCAGGAGCCGGAGGGCGGCTTCGGCCTGACGGTAGGGAACTCGGACGTGGATCTGACAGCCATGACCCTGCAGGCGCTGGCGCCCTATCAGAACAGCACAGTGACGTATACCGGCGCTGCCGGGGAGTCTGTGACCATCCGGGAGGTGGTGCGCCGGGCGCTGGCGTGGCTGTCTGACCAGCAGACGGCGGAGGGCGATTTCATCAGCTGGGACGCCGCCAATCTGGAGAGCACGGCGCAGGTCATCATCGCCCTGTGCAGCTTGGGAGTGGACCCGGCCACGGACGCCCGGTTCGTGAAAAACGGCATCAGCGCCGTGGACGGGCTGATGCGCTACCGGCTGGATGACGGCACCTTCCGCCATATTCTGACGGACGGCTCCGATGTCATGGCCACAGAGCAGGCTCTTCTGGCGCAGGAGGCCATGGAGCGGCTGTCCGCCGCCCGCCGGAGCCTGTATGACTTCCGGGAGGAGATGCCGGAGGATGTAAAGACGCAGGTGACGGCCCTGAACGAGGCACTGACGGATGTGGCGGTGGCCACGCCGGAGGAGGTGCAGGCCCTGTATACCCGGTATCTGGCCATCCCCGCCGCCGAGCGCAGCTATGCGTTCGCTGCCGGGGCGCTGCTGGATCGGATGCAGGAACTTTCCCTGGAGATCACGCCGGAGGACCCGGCACAGGCATATGAGCTGCGGGTTGCGGCGGAGGTGACCACCTCCGGTTCCGGCGCCGTAGTATGGATCGCCGCAGGCGCCGCCGTGGTAGTGGTGGCCGCAGGCATGGTGATTTGGAGCAAGCGGAGGAAAATATGTACGAAGTAA
- a CDS encoding MATE family efflux transporter: protein MRIQLSEHFTYRKLLRFTLPSVIMMVCTSIYGVVDGVFVSNFVGSDAFAAVNLIMPFLMVLGAVGFMLGTGGSALVAYTLGADNEKRANEIFSLLIYVLIGLGAVFTIGGIAFLTPMSRLLGADDTMLPVCVSYGRIVLLGLIPYMLQNTFQSFLVTAERPQLGLYVTIAAGVTNIALDALFVAVLQWGAEGAALATILSQFVGGVIPLVYFLRPNSSKLRLGRTAFHGRALLKACANGSSEFMTNISMSVVNMLYNWQLMRLMGSGGVAVYGVIMYVNFIFIAIFLGYSMGSAPIVGYHYGAGNRAELRGLLRKSLCIITVMSVMLTAAALLLARPLSLIFMSKEPTLLPVTIRAFSIYSLSFLMVGYNIYASSFFTALNDGFISALISFARTLVFQVAAVTVLPVLWDIDGVWAAVVAAETLALLLSAACLVGKRKKYGYA, encoded by the coding sequence ATGCGTATCCAACTATCCGAGCACTTCACCTATCGAAAACTGCTGCGCTTTACCCTGCCGTCTGTCATCATGATGGTTTGTACCTCCATCTACGGCGTGGTGGACGGTGTTTTCGTGTCCAACTTTGTGGGCTCCGATGCCTTTGCTGCCGTGAACCTCATTATGCCGTTTCTCATGGTGTTGGGTGCCGTAGGCTTCATGCTGGGTACCGGTGGCAGTGCGCTGGTGGCGTACACCCTGGGAGCCGACAATGAAAAACGGGCCAACGAGATTTTCTCCCTGCTGATCTATGTGCTGATCGGTCTGGGTGCCGTGTTCACCATCGGCGGCATTGCCTTTCTCACGCCTATGTCCCGGCTGCTGGGTGCCGACGATACCATGCTGCCGGTGTGCGTCAGCTATGGACGCATCGTCCTGCTGGGCCTGATTCCCTATATGCTGCAAAACACCTTCCAGAGCTTTCTGGTGACGGCGGAACGGCCTCAGCTGGGCCTGTACGTCACCATCGCCGCCGGCGTCACCAACATCGCACTGGATGCTCTGTTCGTGGCGGTGCTGCAATGGGGCGCCGAGGGCGCCGCTCTGGCCACCATTCTCAGCCAGTTCGTAGGCGGCGTCATTCCGCTGGTGTACTTCCTCCGGCCCAACAGCAGCAAGCTGCGGCTGGGCCGCACCGCCTTCCATGGGCGGGCGCTGCTGAAGGCCTGCGCCAACGGCTCCTCGGAGTTCATGACCAACATCTCCATGTCGGTGGTGAATATGCTCTACAACTGGCAGCTGATGCGGCTCATGGGCTCCGGCGGCGTGGCGGTGTACGGTGTCATCATGTATGTCAACTTCATCTTCATCGCCATCTTTCTGGGCTATTCCATGGGCAGCGCCCCCATCGTGGGCTATCACTACGGTGCCGGGAACCGGGCGGAACTGCGGGGGCTGCTGCGGAAGAGCCTGTGCATCATTACCGTCATGAGCGTGATGCTGACGGCGGCGGCCCTGCTGCTGGCCCGGCCCCTGTCCCTGATCTTCATGTCCAAGGAGCCGACCCTGCTGCCGGTGACCATCCGTGCCTTCTCCATCTACTCCCTGTCCTTCCTGATGGTAGGGTACAACATCTATGCCTCCTCCTTTTTTACCGCCCTCAACGACGGCTTCATCTCTGCCCTGATTTCCTTTGCCCGGACGCTGGTGTTTCAGGTAGCCGCCGTCACCGTGCTGCCCGTGCTATGGGATATCGACGGCGTATGGGCCGCCGTGGTGGCCGCCGAGACACTGGCGCTGCTCCTGTCGGCGGCGTGCCTCGTGGGCAAGCGGAAGAAGTATGGCTATGCATAA